The following are from one region of the Nitrospirota bacterium genome:
- a CDS encoding phage tail protein has product MDANGLKQWLLADASQWRIEGDPPALGYDPVRRRLRLAGRRAMAVVGDAEAAVVEAQALSRLESVPETMDRFGMRASWDASAQAVVASGAGPGQFPIVPIPTGQVPSDVAMGYDDVLYVALGHRILLHDTRARWAPQSLESAEGVAWRLAADPSGGVWVLDRIRRRIGRVKGLPFPDRPSAPYAPDTVRPCAENPHPPHLFDAASVVFAPDEQPVALACRADGVVAVLIWASGREARVRLLDLTGWRGAAITLQGARRPYSVAWVGLDRLAVLVIGLPDEALVYPMPTDATPDMSDIVAEPVGDLYPLTDHSGGPFLQGLSDPPHYPTVDGAAGLYPISLPSFATLGEAGNASLMDSGSSQTLWHRLYVEAEIPADCAVVITVAASDEAVPPTSEEDWHPHGFGGVTGRQGRVPQGAWVSSASEVPFYPGLLNCPLVRDRAGLFTVLIQRANRAVTQLKGRYLWVRVALSGNGRATPEVAAVRAYASRFSYRDRYLPELYRETRFGDDAEAVLRIGEPATPSDFLERFLDNMEGVLTPIEDRIASAYLLTDPRTTPNEALEWLGSWIGVAFDSAYPKDRRRQHIALAPELYRTRGTLDGLTMALNVATGGAVTSGEIVVLEDHRLRRTMGTILGGDFADEEDPLLGGLVVSGNSLVGDSLFLGQEERREFLALFSDELDVTAREERAVEAFLDRLAFRVTVMVHQEVDPQDLGLVKRVVNLESPAHVAVRVVTASEPFLVGAASLVGVDTYLGSTQPIRPVRVGRSRLGRRDVLVHSPSLDPRMETVVEVAPTPSLQAPVAEAGIDQTVGFGRSFQLDASASQAAEGRRLAQYVWEWLA; this is encoded by the coding sequence ATGGATGCCAATGGGCTCAAACAGTGGTTGTTGGCCGATGCGTCACAATGGCGGATCGAGGGGGATCCGCCGGCGCTTGGCTATGACCCGGTTCGCCGGCGGCTTCGGCTTGCCGGGCGACGGGCGATGGCCGTCGTCGGCGATGCGGAAGCAGCCGTCGTTGAGGCGCAAGCCTTGTCTCGCTTGGAGTCTGTCCCGGAGACGATGGACCGATTCGGGATGCGCGCCTCGTGGGATGCGTCGGCGCAAGCGGTAGTCGCCTCCGGAGCAGGACCTGGACAGTTTCCGATCGTGCCGATTCCAACCGGACAAGTTCCCTCTGACGTGGCGATGGGCTACGACGACGTGTTGTATGTGGCGTTGGGCCATCGCATTCTGCTGCACGACACGCGTGCTCGCTGGGCACCGCAGTCGTTGGAGTCGGCCGAAGGCGTTGCGTGGCGGCTGGCGGCGGATCCTTCGGGAGGTGTGTGGGTCTTAGACCGTATTCGACGCCGAATCGGCCGCGTCAAGGGTTTGCCCTTTCCGGACCGTCCCTCCGCTCCCTATGCACCGGATACCGTGAGGCCCTGTGCGGAAAATCCGCATCCTCCGCATTTGTTCGACGCGGCCTCAGTCGTATTTGCGCCTGACGAACAGCCGGTGGCGTTGGCTTGCCGCGCCGACGGTGTGGTGGCGGTCTTGATCTGGGCTTCGGGGAGAGAGGCCCGCGTCCGATTGTTGGACCTCACCGGGTGGCGTGGTGCTGCGATTACGCTGCAAGGTGCTCGCCGTCCCTACAGTGTGGCCTGGGTTGGACTCGACCGCCTTGCGGTGCTGGTGATCGGGTTGCCCGACGAAGCCTTAGTCTATCCCATGCCGACGGACGCAACCCCGGACATGTCCGATATCGTGGCTGAGCCAGTCGGGGATCTCTATCCCTTAACCGATCACAGTGGCGGACCGTTCCTGCAGGGGCTCAGCGACCCGCCTCACTATCCGACTGTAGATGGGGCGGCAGGCTTATATCCCATCTCGCTCCCATCCTTTGCGACGCTTGGAGAAGCCGGCAATGCCTCGCTGATGGACAGCGGGTCTTCACAGACCCTCTGGCATCGGCTTTACGTGGAAGCGGAAATTCCAGCCGATTGCGCGGTGGTGATTACCGTGGCGGCCAGTGACGAAGCCGTGCCTCCCACATCTGAAGAGGATTGGCATCCCCATGGCTTTGGGGGCGTGACAGGACGACAGGGGCGGGTTCCGCAAGGAGCCTGGGTCTCCAGTGCGTCGGAGGTGCCGTTTTACCCCGGCCTGCTCAATTGCCCCTTGGTGCGGGATCGGGCGGGGCTGTTCACCGTCTTGATTCAGCGCGCCAATCGAGCCGTGACCCAGCTGAAAGGGCGGTATCTGTGGGTCCGCGTCGCGCTCAGCGGGAATGGAAGGGCGACGCCTGAAGTGGCTGCGGTGCGTGCCTATGCGTCCCGGTTTTCCTATCGCGACCGATATTTGCCGGAACTCTATCGTGAGACGCGGTTTGGAGATGATGCGGAGGCCGTACTTCGGATTGGGGAGCCGGCGACGCCGTCTGATTTCCTGGAGCGATTCCTCGACAACATGGAAGGGGTGCTGACGCCCATCGAAGATCGCATTGCATCGGCTTATCTATTGACGGACCCTCGGACGACGCCGAACGAAGCCCTGGAATGGTTGGGCAGCTGGATCGGGGTCGCGTTCGACTCGGCCTATCCCAAAGATCGCCGCCGGCAGCATATTGCGTTGGCCCCGGAGTTATATCGCACACGCGGAACACTCGACGGCCTCACGATGGCCCTCAATGTGGCGACCGGTGGCGCGGTGACGAGTGGCGAAATCGTGGTGCTGGAAGACCACCGGCTACGTCGAACCATGGGGACGATTTTGGGCGGTGATTTTGCGGACGAAGAGGACCCGCTTTTGGGCGGGTTGGTCGTCAGCGGGAATTCGCTGGTGGGCGATTCATTGTTTCTCGGACAGGAGGAGCGCCGAGAGTTTCTGGCGCTCTTTTCCGACGAACTGGATGTGACGGCGAGGGAAGAACGGGCGGTGGAGGCGTTTCTCGATCGATTGGCCTTTCGTGTGACAGTAATGGTGCATCAAGAGGTCGATCCGCAAGACCTGGGGCTGGTCAAGCGTGTGGTGAACTTGGAGTCGCCTGCGCATGTTGCGGTGCGAGTGGTGACGGCGTCGGAGCCTTTCCTCGTCGGCGCGGCTTCGTTGGTCGGTGTCGATACCTATCTCGGTTCAACCCAGCCGATTCGTCCCGTGCGTGTCGGGCGTTCTCGATTGGGGCGGCGCGATGTATTGGTGCATAGTCCGAGTCTCGATCCTCGAATGGAAACCGTAGTAGAGGTCGCGCCGACTCCGAGTCTACAGGCGCCGGTAGCCGAAGCTGGTATCGATCAAACCGTCGGGTTTGGACGTTCGTTTCAGCTAGATGCAAGCGCGTCGCAGGCGGCTGAGGGCCGCCGCCTCGCTCAATACGTATGGGAATGGTTGGCATAA